A DNA window from Pseudomonas wuhanensis contains the following coding sequences:
- the hslO gene encoding Hsp33 family molecular chaperone HslO — MTDLPDTDYTQRFIFDDSDTRGELVALERSYAEVLAKHTYPEPVAQLLGELMAAAALLVGTLKFDGLLILQARSEGPVPMLMIECSSEREIRGLARYDAEQIAPDATLADLMPNGVLALTVDPTQGQRYQGIVDLDGETLSDCFTNYFVMSQQVGTRFKLYADGRRARGLLLQQLPADRLKDEEDRAASWQHITALASTLTADELLSLDNETVLHRLYHEEQVRLFDVQKLRFHCSCSRERSGNALVSLGLEDAQQLVVEHGGSIEVDCQFCNERYLFDAADITQLFAGAGVDTPSDTRH, encoded by the coding sequence ATGACCGATCTACCGGATACCGACTACACCCAACGCTTCATCTTCGATGACAGCGACACCCGCGGCGAACTGGTGGCATTGGAGCGTAGCTATGCCGAAGTCCTCGCCAAACACACCTATCCGGAGCCGGTCGCGCAACTGCTGGGCGAGCTGATGGCGGCTGCAGCGTTGCTGGTAGGCACCTTGAAGTTCGATGGCTTGCTGATTCTTCAGGCCCGTTCCGAAGGCCCGGTGCCGATGCTGATGATCGAGTGCTCCAGCGAGCGCGAAATTCGCGGCCTGGCCCGCTACGACGCCGAGCAGATCGCGCCCGATGCGACGCTCGCCGACCTGATGCCCAATGGCGTGTTGGCGCTGACTGTCGACCCGACTCAAGGCCAGCGTTATCAGGGCATTGTCGATCTCGACGGTGAAACCCTGTCCGATTGCTTCACCAACTATTTCGTCATGTCGCAGCAGGTTGGCACCCGCTTCAAGTTGTACGCCGACGGCCGTCGTGCCCGTGGCCTGCTGTTGCAGCAATTGCCTGCCGACCGTCTGAAGGATGAAGAAGATCGCGCCGCCAGTTGGCAGCACATCACCGCCCTGGCCAGCACCCTGACCGCCGACGAATTGCTGAGCCTGGACAACGAAACCGTGCTCCATCGCCTGTACCACGAAGAACAAGTGCGTCTGTTCGATGTGCAGAAACTGCGCTTCCATTGCAGTTGCTCCCGGGAACGCTCGGGCAATGCGCTGGTCAGTCTGGGACTGGAAGATGCGCAGCAGCTGGTCGTCGAACATGGCGGCAGCATCGAGGTCGATTGCCAGTTTTGCAACGAACGTTACCTGTTCGACGCGGCCGATATCACTCAATTATTCGCCGGTGCAGGGG
- a CDS encoding RNA-binding S4 domain-containing protein yields MAQKSEEDDKVRLDKWLWAARFYKTRALAKAAIESGKVHCRGERCKPGKEPRVGDEFQIRTGFEERTVVVQALSIVRRGAPEAQALYAETEASIAKREAAAAMRKAGALGVSTDGKPSKKQRRDLFKFRGSSNDE; encoded by the coding sequence ATGGCACAAAAAAGCGAAGAGGACGACAAGGTCCGTCTCGATAAATGGTTGTGGGCCGCGCGTTTTTATAAAACACGTGCCTTGGCCAAGGCCGCGATTGAGAGTGGCAAGGTGCATTGCCGGGGCGAGCGCTGCAAGCCAGGCAAGGAGCCGAGGGTCGGCGATGAGTTTCAGATTCGCACCGGCTTCGAAGAGCGCACGGTGGTAGTCCAGGCGCTGTCAATCGTGCGTCGTGGCGCGCCAGAGGCCCAGGCGCTGTATGCCGAAACCGAAGCCAGCATCGCCAAACGTGAAGCGGCTGCGGCCATGCGCAAGGCCGGGGCGTTGGGTGTGAGCACCGACGGCAAACCGAGCAAGAAACAGCGCCGGGATTTGTTCAAGTTTCGCGGCAGCAGCAACGACGAGTAG
- a CDS encoding ATP-dependent zinc protease family protein produces MGVAGLRAKIDTGASTSSLHATDIEPFERDGEQWVRFTAHLGTVVQLRHRRCEAPLVTRKTIKSSNGHAQMRYVVSTTLALGDRVWRVEFTLACRKSMRYRLLLGSKALIDGQLVVNPGIKYVQDKPVFPVSTLSTGVA; encoded by the coding sequence TTGGGAGTCGCGGGCCTTCGGGCAAAAATCGACACCGGCGCCAGCACCTCCAGCCTGCACGCAACCGACATCGAGCCGTTTGAGCGCGACGGCGAACAGTGGGTGCGCTTCACTGCGCACCTGGGCACGGTGGTGCAACTGCGGCATCGGCGCTGCGAAGCCCCGCTGGTAACGAGGAAAACCATTAAAAGCTCCAATGGCCATGCGCAGATGCGCTATGTGGTCAGCACCACCCTGGCCCTCGGTGATCGGGTCTGGCGGGTCGAGTTCACCCTCGCCTGCCGCAAGTCCATGCGTTATCGCCTGTTACTCGGTTCCAAAGCCTTGATCGACGGCCAGTTGGTGGTCAATCCGGGCATCAAATATGTACAAGACAAGCCGGTGTTCCCGGTATCTACCCTCTCCACAGGTGTTGCATGA
- the rimK gene encoding 30S ribosomal protein S6--L-glutamate ligase: MKIAVLSRNPRLYSTRRLVEAGIERGHEMVVIDTLRAYMNIASHKPQIHYRGKPLEGFDAVIPRIGASVTFYGCAVLRQFEMMGVFPLNESVAIARSRDKLRSLQLLSRRGIGLPVTGFAHSPDDIPDLIEMVNGAPLVIKVLEGTQGIGVVLCETATAAESVIEAFMGLKQNIMVQEYIKEAGGADIRCFVVGDKVIAAMKRQAKPGEFRSNLHRGGSASLIKITPEERMTALRAAKVMGLAVAGVDILRSNHGPLVMEVNSSPGLEGIETTTGKNVAGIIIEHLEKNGGPNMTRTKGKG, translated from the coding sequence ATGAAGATCGCTGTGCTGTCGCGGAACCCGCGTCTGTATTCCACCCGTCGTCTGGTCGAAGCCGGTATAGAGCGTGGCCATGAAATGGTGGTGATCGACACCCTGCGCGCCTACATGAACATTGCCAGCCACAAGCCGCAGATCCACTACCGCGGCAAACCGCTGGAGGGTTTCGATGCAGTGATCCCGCGGATCGGCGCATCGGTCACGTTTTATGGCTGCGCGGTGCTGCGCCAGTTCGAAATGATGGGGGTGTTTCCGCTCAATGAATCGGTGGCCATCGCCCGTTCGCGAGACAAACTGCGTTCCCTGCAATTGTTGTCGCGCCGGGGGATCGGTTTGCCGGTCACCGGTTTTGCCCACTCCCCGGATGACATTCCCGACTTGATCGAGATGGTCAACGGCGCGCCGCTGGTGATCAAGGTGCTGGAAGGCACCCAGGGCATCGGCGTGGTGCTGTGTGAAACGGCCACGGCGGCGGAGTCAGTGATCGAGGCCTTCATGGGCCTGAAGCAGAACATCATGGTTCAGGAATACATCAAGGAAGCCGGCGGCGCGGACATCCGTTGTTTCGTGGTGGGCGACAAGGTGATCGCGGCGATGAAGCGCCAGGCCAAGCCAGGGGAGTTTCGCTCCAATCTGCATCGCGGTGGCAGTGCGAGCCTGATCAAGATTACCCCGGAAGAGCGCATGACCGCGTTGCGTGCAGCGAAGGTCATGGGTTTGGCGGTGGCGGGTGTGGATATCCTGCGCTCCAATCATGGACCGCTGGTGATGGAAGTGAACTCGTCGCCGGGGCTGGAGGGGATCGAAACCACCACCGGGAAGAACGTGGCCGGGATCATCATTGAGCACTTGGAGAAAAATGGCGGGCCGAATATGACTCGGACCAAAGGCAAGGGTTAA
- a CDS encoding ATP-binding protein, giving the protein MKTPVWFPQSFFSRTLWLVLIVVLFSKALTLVYLLMNEDVLVDRQYSHGVALTLRAYWAADEENRTKIADAATLIRVVGAGVPEGEQHWPYSEIYQRQMQAELGADTEVRLRMHSPPALWVRAPSLGDGWLKVPLYPHPLRGQKIWNVLGWFLAIGLLSTASAWIFVSQLNQPLKRLVYAARQLGQGRSVRLPISDTPSEMTEVYRAFNQMAEDVEQAGRERELMLAGVSHDLRTPLTRLRLSLELMGDHSDLTDDMIRDIEDMDAILDQFLAFIRDGRDESVEEVDLIDLVREVAAPYNQNEEKVHLRLEPIQPFPLRRVSMKRLLNNLIGNALHHAGSGVEVAAYVSGDTSAPYVVLSVMDRGAGIDPSELEAIFNPFTRGDRARGGKGTGLGLAIVKRIASMHGGNVELRNRSGGGLEARVRLPLGLMLPRDAV; this is encoded by the coding sequence ATGAAAACCCCTGTTTGGTTCCCTCAGAGCTTCTTCTCCCGCACCCTGTGGCTGGTGCTGATCGTCGTCCTGTTCTCCAAGGCGCTGACCCTGGTTTATCTGTTGATGAACGAAGATGTGCTGGTGGATCGCCAATACAGCCACGGCGTCGCCCTGACGCTGCGCGCCTATTGGGCCGCCGATGAAGAAAACCGCACCAAAATCGCCGATGCCGCGACCCTGATCCGGGTGGTGGGTGCCGGTGTGCCGGAAGGCGAACAGCACTGGCCTTACAGCGAGATCTACCAGCGGCAAATGCAGGCTGAACTGGGTGCCGACACCGAGGTGCGATTACGCATGCATTCGCCGCCGGCGCTGTGGGTCCGGGCGCCCAGTCTGGGCGATGGCTGGCTGAAAGTGCCGCTGTACCCGCATCCATTACGTGGCCAGAAAATCTGGAACGTGCTCGGCTGGTTCCTCGCCATTGGCCTGCTGTCCACCGCCTCGGCGTGGATCTTCGTCAGCCAGCTCAATCAACCGTTGAAACGTCTGGTCTATGCCGCAAGGCAACTCGGTCAGGGCCGCAGCGTGCGCCTGCCGATCAGCGACACACCGAGCGAAATGACTGAGGTTTATCGCGCCTTCAACCAGATGGCTGAAGACGTCGAACAGGCCGGTCGTGAGCGTGAGCTGATGCTGGCCGGGGTCTCCCACGACCTGCGCACGCCACTGACCCGATTGCGACTGTCCCTGGAACTGATGGGCGATCACAGTGACCTGACAGACGACATGATCCGCGACATCGAAGACATGGACGCGATTCTGGATCAGTTCCTGGCGTTCATTCGCGACGGTCGTGACGAGTCGGTGGAAGAGGTTGACCTGATCGATCTGGTTCGCGAAGTCGCCGCGCCGTACAACCAGAACGAAGAGAAAGTGCACTTGCGCCTGGAACCGATCCAGCCGTTCCCGTTGCGTCGGGTGTCGATGAAGCGACTGCTGAACAACCTGATCGGCAATGCGCTGCATCACGCCGGCAGTGGAGTGGAAGTGGCGGCTTATGTGTCCGGGGATACCAGCGCGCCGTATGTGGTGCTGAGTGTCATGGACCGTGGCGCGGGGATTGATCCGTCGGAGCTGGAGGCGATCTTCAACCCGTTCACCCGTGGCGATCGGGCCCGGGGCGGGAAGGGGACCGGGTTGGGGTTGGCAATCGTGAAGCGGATCGCTTCGATGCATGGCGGGAATGTCGAGCTGCGCAACCGGTCCGGTGGTGGGCTGGAAGCGCGAGTACGGTTACCGCTTGGGTTGATGCTGCCTAGAGACGCGGTTTAA
- the ompR gene encoding osmolarity response regulator transcription factor OmpR, with the protein MSSTANIAEGEKILIVDDDPGLSSLLERFFVSKGYRARAVPNTEQMDRLLAREVFNLVVLDLMLPGEDGLTACRRLRTANNQIPIIMLTAKGDELSRIKGLELGADDYLAKPFNPDELMARVKAVLRRQAAPVPGAPGSEDESVTFGDYELSLATRELKRGDEVHMLTTGEFAVLKALVMNARQPLTRDKLMNLARGREWDALERSIDVQISRLRRMIEPDPSKPRYIQTVWGVGYVFVPDGAATK; encoded by the coding sequence ATGAGCAGCACTGCAAACATTGCTGAAGGCGAAAAAATTCTTATTGTTGACGACGATCCTGGGCTGAGCAGCCTGCTGGAACGCTTTTTCGTCAGTAAGGGCTACCGTGCCCGCGCCGTCCCGAACACTGAACAAATGGATCGCCTGCTGGCGCGTGAAGTGTTCAACCTGGTCGTCCTCGACCTGATGCTGCCCGGCGAAGACGGCCTGACCGCTTGCCGTCGCCTGCGCACGGCGAACAATCAGATTCCGATCATCATGCTGACCGCCAAGGGTGATGAGCTTAGCCGCATCAAGGGCCTGGAACTGGGCGCCGACGATTACCTGGCCAAGCCGTTCAACCCGGACGAGCTGATGGCTCGGGTCAAGGCGGTTCTGCGTCGTCAGGCGGCACCGGTGCCGGGCGCCCCGGGCAGCGAAGACGAAAGCGTGACCTTCGGTGACTACGAACTGTCCCTGGCCACCCGCGAGCTCAAACGCGGCGACGAAGTGCACATGCTCACCACCGGTGAGTTTGCGGTACTCAAGGCGTTGGTCATGAACGCGCGTCAACCACTGACCCGCGACAAGCTGATGAATCTGGCCCGTGGCCGCGAGTGGGATGCTTTGGAGCGTTCCATCGACGTGCAGATTTCGCGTCTGCGCCGGATGATCGAGCCCGATCCGTCCAAACCACGCTACATCCAGACTGTCTGGGGCGTGGGTTACGTGTTCGTTCCGGATGGCGCCGCCACGAAGTGA
- a CDS encoding Tex family protein — translation MDSINSRIAEELGVRPQQVEAAVALLDEGSTVPFIARYRKEVTGSLDDIQLRHLEERLRYLRELDERRISILASIQEQGKLTPQLERDIKLADTKTRLEDLYLPYKQKRRTKGQIALEAGLGELADGLFNDPSLNPEAEAARFIDAEKGVADVKAALEGAKYILMERFAEDAGLLDKLRNYLKQEATLSARVIAGKEEEGAKFRDYFEHDEPLKSMPSHRALAIFRGRNEGILSSALKVGEELPGTMHPCEGMIGQQFGIQNQNRAADKWLGEVVRWTWKVKLYTHLETDLLGELRDGAETEAINVFAHNLHDLLLSAPAGPRATLGLDPGLRTGCKVAVVDATGKLLDHATVYPHVPHNKWDQTIAILAALCAKHSVDLIAIGNGTASRETDKLAAELIKKYPAMKMTKVMVSEAGASVYSASELASKEFPDLDVSIRGAVSIARRLQDPLAELVKIDPKSIGVGQYQHDVSQLKLARGLDAVVEDCVNAVGVDVNTASVALLARISGLNATLAQNIVSHRDEHGAFKTRAALKKVARLGEKTFEQAAGFLRVMNGDNPLDSSAVHPEAYPLVQRIAAETDRDIRSLIGDAAFLKRLDPKKYTDETFGLPTVTDILQELEKPGRDPRPEFKTAEFQEGVEDLKDLQLGMILEGVVTNVTNFGAFVDIGVHQDGLVHISALSEKFIKDPREAVKAGDVVKVKVMEVDIPRKRVGLSMRMSDTPGEKIDGARGARPGSAPRQSQNSAPRKETTTAAPANNAMASLFANAKQLKKR, via the coding sequence ATGGACAGCATCAACAGCCGCATCGCCGAGGAACTCGGTGTACGCCCACAACAGGTCGAAGCGGCCGTCGCGCTACTCGATGAAGGCTCTACCGTTCCCTTCATCGCCCGCTACCGGAAAGAAGTGACCGGCAGCCTCGATGACATCCAGTTGCGTCATCTGGAAGAGCGTCTGCGCTACCTGCGAGAACTCGACGAACGGCGGATCAGCATCCTCGCCAGCATTCAAGAACAGGGCAAACTGACCCCGCAACTTGAGCGCGACATCAAACTCGCCGACACCAAGACCCGTCTCGAAGACTTGTACCTGCCGTACAAGCAGAAGCGCCGCACCAAGGGCCAGATCGCCCTGGAAGCCGGTCTCGGCGAGCTGGCCGACGGCCTGTTCAACGACCCGAGCCTGAACCCTGAAGCCGAAGCCGCGCGCTTCATCGACGCCGAAAAAGGCGTGGCCGATGTGAAAGCCGCCCTTGAAGGCGCCAAGTACATCCTCATGGAGCGTTTCGCCGAAGACGCCGGCCTGCTGGACAAGTTGCGCAACTATCTCAAGCAGGAAGCCACCCTCAGTGCCCGCGTGATCGCCGGCAAGGAAGAGGAAGGCGCCAAGTTCCGCGACTATTTCGAACACGACGAACCGCTGAAAAGCATGCCATCGCACCGCGCGCTGGCGATTTTCCGTGGCCGTAACGAAGGCATTCTGAGTTCCGCGCTGAAAGTCGGCGAGGAACTGCCGGGCACCATGCACCCGTGCGAAGGCATGATCGGCCAGCAATTCGGCATCCAGAACCAGAACCGTGCCGCCGACAAATGGCTGGGCGAAGTGGTGCGCTGGACCTGGAAGGTCAAGCTCTACACCCACCTGGAAACCGACCTGCTGGGCGAGCTGCGCGATGGCGCGGAAACCGAAGCGATCAACGTTTTCGCACACAACCTGCACGACTTGCTGCTCTCGGCTCCGGCCGGCCCGCGTGCCACCTTGGGCCTCGACCCGGGCCTGCGCACCGGTTGCAAGGTCGCCGTGGTCGATGCCACCGGCAAACTGCTGGATCACGCCACGGTTTACCCTCACGTGCCGCACAACAAGTGGGACCAGACCATCGCGATTCTGGCTGCCCTGTGCGCCAAGCATTCGGTGGACCTGATCGCCATCGGCAACGGCACCGCCAGCCGTGAAACCGACAAGCTCGCTGCTGAACTGATCAAAAAATACCCAGCCATGAAGATGACCAAAGTCATGGTCTCCGAGGCCGGAGCATCGGTGTACTCAGCGTCGGAACTGGCCTCCAAGGAATTCCCGGACCTCGACGTGTCGATCCGTGGCGCGGTGTCGATTGCCCGTCGCCTGCAGGATCCGCTGGCCGAGTTGGTGAAGATCGATCCGAAATCCATCGGCGTCGGCCAGTACCAGCACGACGTGTCGCAGCTGAAACTGGCGCGCGGCCTGGACGCCGTTGTCGAAGACTGCGTGAACGCCGTGGGCGTCGACGTCAACACCGCCTCCGTGGCGCTGCTGGCGCGTATCTCCGGCCTCAATGCGACCTTGGCGCAGAACATCGTCAGCCACCGCGACGAGCACGGCGCCTTCAAAACCCGTGCGGCGCTGAAAAAAGTCGCGCGTCTGGGTGAAAAAACCTTTGAACAGGCCGCCGGTTTCCTGCGCGTGATGAATGGCGACAACCCATTGGATTCGTCCGCGGTCCACCCGGAAGCCTATCCGCTGGTGCAACGCATTGCCGCTGAAACCGACCGCGACATTCGCTCGCTGATTGGTGACGCCGCGTTCCTCAAGCGCCTGGATCCGAAGAAGTACACCGACGAAACCTTTGGTCTGCCGACGGTCACCGACATCCTGCAAGAGCTGGAAAAGCCCGGCCGCGACCCGCGTCCCGAGTTCAAGACCGCCGAGTTCCAGGAAGGCGTCGAAGACCTCAAGGACTTGCAACTGGGGATGATCCTCGAAGGCGTGGTCACCAACGTGACCAACTTCGGTGCCTTCGTCGACATCGGCGTGCATCAGGACGGTCTGGTACACATCTCCGCGCTGTCGGAGAAGTTCATCAAGGATCCGCGTGAAGCGGTGAAGGCGGGTGATGTGGTCAAGGTGAAGGTCATGGAAGTCGACATCCCGCGCAAACGCGTTGGCCTGTCGATGCGCATGAGCGATACCCCGGGCGAGAAAATCGACGGTGCCCGTGGCGCGCGTCCGGGTTCGGCACCACGCCAATCCCAGAACAGCGCACCGCGCAAGGAAACCACGACGGCAGCCCCGGCCAACAACGCCATGGCCTCGCTGTTCGCTAACGCCAAACAGTTGAAAAAACGCTGA
- a CDS encoding PaaI family thioesterase, with protein MEIPAGLTESAFFKLLGCRLHSLETGVAQVALALEPELRNRGGKLHGGALFSLVDIAMGLACSSTHGFDQQSATIECKINYIRAVADGEVMCTARVIHPGRRTLVVEADVMQGDKLVAKAQGTFAVL; from the coding sequence ATGGAAATCCCGGCCGGCTTGACCGAAAGCGCGTTTTTCAAGCTGCTGGGGTGTCGCTTGCACAGTCTGGAAACCGGGGTGGCGCAAGTCGCCCTGGCACTGGAGCCAGAACTGCGTAATCGCGGCGGCAAGCTGCACGGCGGGGCCCTGTTCAGTCTGGTCGACATTGCCATGGGGCTGGCCTGTTCCAGCACCCACGGCTTTGACCAGCAGAGCGCAACCATCGAGTGCAAGATCAACTACATCCGCGCCGTCGCCGACGGTGAAGTGATGTGCACGGCACGGGTGATCCACCCGGGCCGCCGCACGCTGGTGGTCGAAGCCGACGTGATGCAAGGCGACAAACTCGTCGCAAAAGCACAAGGCACGTTCGCTGTCCTGTAG
- the gshA gene encoding glutamate--cysteine ligase: protein MSELLNRRLALLGERANLSLLEQCLHGIERECLRVTGEGRLAQTPHPEALGSALTNEQITTDYSESLLEFITPALPDPADTLASLDKIHRFAYSKLGNEYLWSPSMPCPLPAEEDIPIAYYGTSNIGQLKYVYRKGLALRYGKTMQCIAGIHYNFSLPEKLWPLLKEAEGFVGTDRDYQSSAYIALIRNFRRYSWLLMYLFGASPALDAGFLRGRSHQLEQLDPDTLYLPYATSLRMSDLGYQSNAQAGLTPCYNDLTSYTDSLRKAVATPYPPYVEIGTHQDGEWVQLNTNILQIENEYYSNIRPKRVTYTGERPIQALVARGIQYVEVRCLDINPFLPMGIDLTESRFLDAFLLYCALNESPLLTSTSCGNATSNFLSVVKEGRRPGLQLQRDGHPVDLKEWAGELLEKIAPLAALLDQSHGGDAHSKALDAQMAKVKDSSLTPSAQVLAAMAEHKESFAQFSLRQSQVHAEFFRSEPLSAEEQARFEELARSSLAQQVELEQNEVGDFDVFVGAYQASILAISN from the coding sequence TTGAGCGAACTTCTCAACCGCCGCCTGGCTCTGCTCGGCGAGCGCGCTAACCTCTCTCTGCTCGAACAGTGCCTTCACGGCATCGAACGTGAATGCCTGCGCGTGACAGGCGAAGGGCGCCTGGCGCAAACGCCGCACCCTGAAGCATTGGGTTCCGCGCTGACCAATGAACAAATCACCACCGACTATTCCGAGTCGCTGCTGGAGTTCATCACGCCCGCCCTGCCAGACCCGGCGGATACGCTGGCGAGCCTGGACAAAATTCACCGGTTTGCCTACAGCAAGCTCGGCAATGAGTACCTGTGGAGCCCATCGATGCCGTGCCCGTTGCCGGCCGAGGAAGACATCCCGATCGCTTATTACGGCACCTCCAACATCGGTCAGCTCAAGTACGTCTATCGCAAGGGCCTGGCGCTGCGTTACGGCAAGACCATGCAATGCATCGCCGGGATCCACTACAACTTTTCCCTGCCGGAAAAGCTCTGGCCGCTGCTTAAAGAGGCCGAAGGCTTTGTCGGCACCGATCGCGACTATCAGTCGTCGGCCTACATCGCGCTGATCCGCAACTTCCGCCGCTACAGCTGGCTGCTGATGTACCTGTTCGGCGCCTCGCCTGCGCTGGACGCCGGTTTCCTGCGTGGTCGCTCGCATCAGCTGGAACAGCTGGACCCGGACACCTTGTATCTGCCGTACGCCACGAGCCTGCGCATGAGCGACCTGGGTTACCAGAGCAACGCTCAGGCCGGTCTGACACCGTGCTACAACGATCTGACCAGCTACACCGACAGCCTGCGCAAAGCCGTGGCCACGCCGTATCCGCCGTACGTCGAGATCGGTACGCACCAGGACGGTGAGTGGGTTCAGCTCAACACCAACATCCTGCAGATCGAAAACGAGTACTACTCCAACATCCGTCCGAAACGTGTGACCTATACCGGCGAACGACCGATCCAGGCGCTGGTGGCCCGTGGCATTCAGTACGTCGAAGTGCGCTGCCTGGACATCAACCCGTTCCTGCCGATGGGCATCGACCTCACCGAGTCGCGGTTCCTTGATGCGTTCCTGTTGTACTGCGCGCTGAACGAAAGCCCGCTGCTGACCAGTACCAGTTGTGGCAACGCGACGTCTAACTTCCTCAGCGTGGTCAAGGAAGGTCGTCGTCCGGGCCTGCAATTGCAACGCGACGGGCACCCGGTAGACCTGAAGGAATGGGCCGGCGAATTGCTGGAAAAAATTGCGCCATTGGCGGCGTTGCTGGATCAAAGCCATGGCGGCGATGCCCACAGCAAGGCACTGGACGCCCAAATGGCCAAGGTCAAGGATTCGTCCCTGACGCCATCGGCTCAGGTGTTGGCGGCGATGGCCGAGCACAAGGAAAGCTTCGCTCAGTTCTCCTTGCGTCAGAGTCAGGTGCATGCGGAATTTTTCCGTAGCGAGCCGCTTTCAGCCGAAGAACAGGCTAGATTTGAAGAGCTGGCGCGTTCGTCGTTGGCTCAGCAGGTGGAGCTGGAACAGAACGAAGTCGGCGATTTTGATGTGTTTGTCGGGGCGTATCAGGCGAGTATTCTGGCGATCAGCAACTAG
- the tauA gene encoding taurine ABC transporter substrate-binding protein, producing MKLTSPLRLLAAAFLASASFLAQAADVTVAYQTTVDPAKVAQADGTYEKATKANIDWRKFDNGADIIAAIASGDVQIGYLGSSPLTAAITRKVPVETFLIATQIGAAEALVARDGSGIKTAQDLIGKKIAVPFVSTGHYSLLAALKHWNIDPSKVTVLNLAPPAIIAAWKRGDIDATYVWDPALGVAKENGKVLITSGELAKFGAPTFDAWIVRKDFAEKHPDIVTAFAKVTLDAYADYRKDPKAWLANQSNVDKLVKLSGAKASDIPLLLQGNVFPLAADQVITLGAPTTKAITDTAVFLKEQGKVEAVLPDYAPYVSAKYITN from the coding sequence ATGAAACTGACTTCCCCTCTTCGCCTTCTGGCCGCCGCGTTTCTGGCTTCGGCGAGTTTCCTGGCTCAGGCGGCAGATGTGACCGTCGCCTACCAGACCACCGTTGACCCGGCCAAAGTCGCCCAAGCCGACGGCACCTACGAAAAAGCCACCAAAGCCAACATCGACTGGCGTAAATTCGACAACGGCGCCGACATCATCGCCGCCATCGCTTCCGGCGATGTGCAAATCGGCTACCTCGGCTCCAGCCCCCTGACGGCGGCAATCACCCGCAAAGTCCCGGTGGAAACCTTCCTCATCGCCACCCAGATTGGCGCCGCCGAAGCGCTGGTCGCGCGCGATGGTTCCGGGATAAAGACTGCGCAAGACCTGATCGGCAAGAAAATCGCCGTACCGTTCGTTTCCACCGGCCACTACAGCCTGCTGGCCGCGCTGAAACACTGGAACATCGACCCATCGAAAGTCACCGTGCTCAACCTCGCACCACCAGCGATCATCGCTGCGTGGAAACGCGGTGATATCGACGCCACCTACGTGTGGGATCCAGCGCTCGGTGTGGCCAAGGAAAACGGCAAAGTGCTGATCACCTCGGGCGAACTGGCCAAGTTTGGCGCACCGACTTTCGATGCCTGGATCGTGCGCAAGGATTTCGCCGAGAAGCACCCGGACATCGTCACCGCGTTCGCCAAGGTGACCCTCGATGCCTACGCTGACTACCGCAAAGACCCAAAAGCCTGGCTCGCCAACCAAAGCAATGTCGACAAACTGGTGAAGCTCTCCGGCGCCAAGGCCAGCGACATTCCATTGCTGCTGCAAGGCAACGTCTTCCCGCTCGCGGCTGATCAGGTGATCACCCTTGGCGCGCCGACCACCAAGGCCATTACCGACACCGCGGTGTTCCTCAAGGAACAGGGCAAGGTCGAGGCCGTGCTGCCGGATTACGCGCCGTACGTCAGCGCCAAGTACATCACCAACTGA